The following proteins come from a genomic window of Corallococcus sp. NCRR:
- a CDS encoding transglutaminase domain-containing protein, with translation MAISSLRPSSSPCAKLPTDAAQAPRNVVVKVVNPDGSHVKTVDSAKQPQEFAKLLKDLGLTKESLLKGEAVKAQGPKPTTDGSQRFQQNRNRDSFEPAKAQAQKPQPAPAPAPTQAQGAKGPSSGKSAEAVAQDIAKEATSWNYDYTGGKSWDAAMKNAGNFDASKSGVCVDMAIEAEQRFEQAGVDAQVVFGNTDRGLHAWVEFKDDKGQFQAFDPTAAACTKKADDAITPYDSGLYGYKGVTETHQAVG, from the coding sequence ATGGCGATCTCCTCCCTGCGTCCGTCCTCCAGCCCGTGCGCGAAGCTCCCGACCGATGCCGCTCAGGCCCCGCGGAATGTCGTGGTGAAGGTCGTCAACCCGGATGGCTCGCACGTGAAGACGGTGGACTCCGCGAAGCAGCCCCAGGAGTTCGCCAAGCTGCTGAAGGACCTGGGCCTGACGAAGGAGTCCCTGCTGAAGGGCGAGGCCGTGAAGGCCCAGGGCCCGAAGCCCACCACCGATGGCTCCCAGCGCTTCCAGCAGAACAGGAACCGCGACAGCTTCGAGCCGGCCAAGGCCCAGGCCCAGAAGCCCCAGCCCGCTCCGGCCCCGGCTCCCACCCAGGCGCAGGGCGCGAAGGGCCCGTCCTCCGGCAAGAGCGCGGAGGCGGTGGCCCAGGACATCGCGAAGGAGGCCACGTCCTGGAATTACGACTACACGGGCGGCAAGTCGTGGGATGCCGCCATGAAGAACGCCGGCAACTTCGACGCGTCCAAGTCCGGCGTCTGCGTGGACATGGCCATCGAGGCCGAACAGCGCTTCGAGCAGGCCGGCGTGGACGCGCAGGTCGTCTTCGGCAATACGGACCGGGGCCTCCATGCGTGGGTGGAGTTCAAGGACGACAAGGGCCAGTTCCAGGCCTTCGACCCGACCGCCGCGGCCTGCACCAAGAAGGCCGACGACGCCATCACCCCGTATGACAGCGGCCTCTACGGGTACAAGGGCGTCACCGAGACCCATCAGGCCGTGGGCTGA
- a CDS encoding nuclease has translation MDPRVATLLSHVRASAENRPGVYRFFGPAGELLYVGKSVRVRTRLLSYFRADEGEKAWEIVAQAHQVEWEYTASEFAALLHEFRLIKSHRPLYNVEHKRDRAHCFLQLTREAVPRLRVVRQPGGGGSAEYFGPFHGRHTMADVVRAVNDLLELRDCPSETPMRLADQIQLFPLKDDPRCMRGQTARCLSPCASGCTTAEYLAQVALARAFLNGESDRPLVILRERMAMAARRLQFEYAAELRDRAERLENVQAWIVELGRTLRRLSLIYTARGHGGEDRTYVLRRGRIRAEVPTPRTPDEQAALDARVRAIFDVPEPEAIGLRAQEAQEVMLVAKWFRLHPEELDATVPPPARAGSDEPFEEAEEARAALARTLERTVEGPEEPEPEGAAEPAG, from the coding sequence ATGGACCCGCGCGTCGCCACCCTCCTGAGTCACGTCCGCGCGAGCGCGGAGAACCGGCCCGGCGTGTACCGGTTCTTCGGCCCCGCTGGAGAGCTGCTCTACGTGGGCAAGTCCGTGCGGGTGCGCACGCGGCTGTTGTCGTACTTCCGCGCGGACGAGGGCGAGAAGGCCTGGGAGATCGTCGCCCAGGCGCACCAGGTGGAGTGGGAGTACACGGCCAGCGAGTTCGCGGCGCTGCTGCATGAGTTCCGCCTCATCAAGAGCCACCGGCCCCTCTACAACGTGGAGCACAAGCGCGACCGCGCGCACTGCTTCCTCCAGCTCACGCGCGAGGCCGTGCCCCGGCTGCGCGTGGTGAGGCAGCCCGGCGGCGGCGGGAGCGCGGAGTACTTCGGGCCCTTCCATGGCCGGCACACCATGGCGGACGTGGTGCGCGCGGTGAATGATTTGCTGGAGCTGCGCGACTGCCCGTCCGAGACGCCCATGCGGCTGGCGGATCAGATCCAGCTCTTCCCCCTGAAGGATGACCCGCGGTGCATGCGCGGGCAGACGGCGCGCTGTCTGTCGCCGTGCGCGAGCGGGTGCACGACGGCGGAGTACCTGGCACAGGTCGCGCTGGCCCGGGCGTTCCTCAACGGCGAGTCGGACCGGCCGCTCGTCATCCTCCGCGAGCGCATGGCGATGGCGGCGCGGCGGCTCCAGTTCGAATACGCGGCGGAGCTGCGCGACCGCGCGGAGCGGCTGGAGAACGTGCAGGCGTGGATCGTCGAGCTGGGGCGCACGCTGCGGCGGCTGTCGTTGATCTACACGGCGCGCGGGCACGGCGGGGAGGACCGCACGTACGTGCTCAGGCGGGGACGGATCCGCGCGGAGGTGCCCACGCCCCGGACGCCGGACGAGCAGGCGGCGCTGGACGCGCGCGTGCGGGCCATCTTCGACGTGCCGGAGCCGGAGGCGATTGGCCTCCGCGCGCAGGAGGCCCAGGAGGTGATGCTCGTCGCGAAGTGGTTCCGCCTGCATCCGGAGGAACTGGACGCGACGGTGCCTCCTCCGGCGCGGGCCGGGAGTGATGAGCCCTTCGAGGAGGCGGAGGAGGCCCGGGCCGCGCTCGCTCGCACGTTGGAGCGCACCGTGGAGGGGCCGGAGGAGCCAGAGCCCGAGGGCGCCGCCGAGCCGGCGGGGTGA
- the tgt gene encoding tRNA guanosine(34) transglycosylase Tgt gives MAVRFELLNTDPTGARTGILHTRKGSFPTPMFMPVATHAGFRHIAMEEVKETGAKVLLANTYHLMLRPGPEVFERFGGIHPFMGWDGAVLTDSGGFQIFSLPEDRLITEKGAHFRSFYDNSRRLLSPESSIAMQQAINSEIMMVLDVCIDSRTDEAGTREAMERTHRWAVRSLAAKESKNTGQALFGIVQGGVHPALRDESAAFLTKLPFDGFAIGGLAVGETKVERDTMTERATASLPQDKPRYLMGVGTPTDLLEAVLRGVDMFDCIIPTKMAQQGYAYTFQGLVRITRTVYQLDDGPLDPECDCYVCKKYTRGYLQHLMRGKHHLGSRFLSVHNVRHYQKLMERVREGILRNGYAQTYRELKSAIATPKDLKDEAAASAATLKDVG, from the coding sequence ATGGCCGTCCGCTTCGAACTCCTGAACACCGACCCCACCGGCGCCCGCACGGGCATCCTCCACACCCGCAAGGGGTCCTTCCCCACGCCGATGTTCATGCCGGTGGCCACCCACGCCGGCTTCCGCCATATCGCCATGGAGGAGGTGAAGGAGACGGGGGCCAAGGTCCTCCTCGCCAACACCTACCACCTGATGCTCCGGCCCGGCCCGGAGGTGTTCGAGCGCTTCGGCGGCATCCACCCCTTCATGGGCTGGGACGGCGCCGTGCTCACGGACTCGGGCGGGTTTCAGATCTTCTCTCTGCCGGAGGACCGGCTCATCACGGAGAAGGGCGCGCACTTCCGCAGCTTCTACGACAACAGCCGCCGGCTCCTCAGCCCCGAGTCCAGCATCGCCATGCAGCAGGCGATCAACTCGGAGATCATGATGGTGCTGGACGTGTGCATCGACTCGCGCACGGACGAGGCCGGCACCCGCGAGGCCATGGAGCGCACCCACCGCTGGGCCGTGCGCAGCCTCGCCGCGAAGGAGTCGAAGAACACGGGCCAGGCGCTGTTCGGCATCGTCCAGGGCGGCGTCCACCCGGCCCTGCGCGACGAGAGCGCCGCGTTCCTCACGAAGCTGCCCTTCGACGGGTTCGCCATCGGCGGACTGGCCGTGGGCGAGACGAAGGTGGAGCGCGACACGATGACCGAGCGCGCCACCGCGTCCCTGCCGCAGGACAAGCCTCGCTACCTGATGGGCGTGGGCACCCCCACGGACCTGCTGGAGGCGGTGCTGCGCGGCGTGGACATGTTCGACTGCATCATCCCCACCAAGATGGCGCAGCAGGGTTACGCGTACACGTTCCAGGGCCTGGTGCGCATCACCCGCACCGTGTACCAGTTGGATGACGGGCCGCTCGACCCCGAGTGCGACTGCTACGTGTGCAAGAAGTACACGCGCGGCTACCTGCAGCACCTGATGCGCGGCAAGCACCACCTGGGCTCGCGCTTCCTGTCCGTGCACAACGTGCGGCACTACCAGAAGCTCATGGAGCGCGTGCGCGAGGGCATCCTGCGCAACGGCTATGCGCAGACGTACCGCGAGTTGAAGTCCGCCATCGCCACGCCCAAGGACCTGAAGGACGAGGCCGCGGCCAGCGCCGCGACGCTGAAGGACGTGGGCTGA
- a CDS encoding ABC-F family ATP-binding cassette domain-containing protein, with the protein MFNVINVSKAYGPKKLFEEVNVAFSPGRRYGLTGPNGAGKSTFMKILAGDEEQDTGEIIRPRKLGILRQDHFRYENDRVIDVVLMGNRHLWAAMDEKNKLLAKSDITEEDGNRLGELEGVIAEEDGYSAESDAATLLAGLGIEESFHEEPMRQLTGGLKLRVLLAQALFGKPDGLLLDEPTNNLDIDSIRWLENFLHVYEGVLITISHDRHFLNSICTHIADIDYETIIQYTGGYDDMVRQKSQLRTRVESETAEKKKKIAQLQDFVARFHAGTRASQVQSRIKQIDKLKTEDLKRSNIARPFIRFDQKVVSGRQTLMFEGLKKSFDGQQVIKPFTGLVCKGERICVIGRNAVGKSTLVKMLANQLEPDAGTITWGHQATVGYLPQDHHGVIHKGTTCFGYLREISEKLTNEEISGVLGRMLFSGEERMKATDTLSGGETVRVLLSKLMIMQDNVLILDEPTNHLDLESIAALAEGLSKFEGTVICVTHDQELISEVATRIWSLEAGKEVLDFNGPYSEFMEKHADAALKRR; encoded by the coding sequence ATGTTCAACGTCATCAACGTCTCCAAGGCCTATGGGCCCAAGAAGCTGTTCGAGGAGGTCAACGTCGCCTTCTCGCCGGGCCGCCGCTACGGCCTGACCGGCCCGAACGGGGCCGGCAAGTCCACGTTCATGAAGATCCTCGCGGGAGACGAGGAGCAGGACACGGGCGAGATCATCCGCCCGCGCAAGCTGGGCATCCTGCGCCAGGACCACTTCCGCTACGAGAACGACCGCGTCATCGACGTGGTGTTGATGGGCAACCGCCACCTGTGGGCGGCGATGGACGAGAAGAACAAGCTGCTCGCCAAGTCGGACATCACCGAGGAGGACGGCAACCGGCTGGGTGAGCTGGAAGGCGTCATCGCGGAAGAGGACGGCTATTCGGCGGAGAGCGACGCGGCCACGCTGCTGGCCGGTCTGGGCATCGAGGAGTCCTTCCACGAAGAGCCCATGCGCCAGCTGACGGGCGGCCTGAAGCTGCGCGTGCTGCTCGCGCAGGCGCTGTTCGGCAAGCCGGACGGGCTGCTGCTCGACGAGCCCACGAACAACCTGGATATCGACTCCATCCGCTGGCTGGAGAACTTCCTCCACGTGTACGAGGGCGTGCTGATCACCATCAGCCACGACCGGCACTTCCTGAACAGCATCTGCACGCACATCGCGGACATCGATTACGAGACCATCATCCAGTACACGGGTGGTTACGACGACATGGTCCGGCAGAAGTCGCAGCTGCGCACCCGGGTCGAGTCCGAGACGGCGGAGAAGAAGAAGAAGATCGCCCAGCTGCAGGACTTCGTGGCGCGCTTCCACGCCGGTACGCGCGCGTCGCAGGTGCAGAGCCGCATCAAGCAGATCGACAAGCTGAAGACGGAGGACCTGAAGCGCTCGAACATCGCGCGGCCGTTCATCCGGTTCGACCAGAAGGTGGTCAGCGGGCGGCAGACGCTGATGTTCGAGGGGCTGAAGAAGTCCTTCGACGGGCAGCAGGTCATCAAGCCGTTCACGGGCCTGGTGTGCAAGGGCGAGCGCATCTGCGTGATTGGCCGCAACGCGGTGGGTAAGTCCACGCTGGTGAAGATGCTGGCCAACCAGTTGGAGCCGGACGCGGGGACCATCACCTGGGGCCACCAGGCGACGGTGGGTTACCTGCCGCAGGACCACCACGGCGTCATCCACAAGGGCACGACGTGCTTCGGCTACCTCCGGGAGATCAGCGAGAAGCTGACGAACGAGGAGATTTCCGGCGTGTTGGGCCGGATGCTCTTCTCGGGTGAGGAGCGGATGAAGGCGACGGACACGCTCTCCGGTGGTGAGACGGTGCGCGTGCTGTTGTCCAAGCTGATGATCATGCAGGACAACGTGCTGATCCTGGACGAGCCGACGAACCACCTGGACCTGGAGTCCATCGCGGCGCTGGCGGAAGGCCTGTCCAAGTTCGAAGGCACGGTCATCTGCGTGACCCACGACCAGGAGCTCATCTCCGAGGTCGCGACCCGCATCTGGAGCCTGGAGGCGGGCAAGGAAGTGCTCGACTTCAACGGCCCCTACTCCGAGTTCATGGAGAAGCACGCGGACGCGGCGCTCAAGCGCCGGTAG
- a CDS encoding DUF4011 domain-containing protein produces MTPNDSVLLKELQQQRTRLLDLSATNRLLHFKHTARTSLRIVDELPGVVFERLSNHRALTFLPVMPPAHASKEEEDVDPAAATVVFSMTTEEAPSKDARQNLVLQQAKKLGIDTRYELPKALPAESGSNPRKHQDRHLQTLYFPEDLESHLHRIQGLAQTAIQETGANLLHFVFGFLRWYESGDTRQEKPRSAPLVLMPVSLKRGQAHPETQVHAYEVDYNEGESIETNLTLQEKLRQEFGITLPAFSADEGLEAYFDKVTTLLKGLRPGWSLERQVTLTLLSFGRLLMWRDLEPTRWPQNSPMLANPLVRTLMGGQAQANEPGGGGGGSRERRSEVYDLDSPEVNPPPLITDADSSQHSVLVDVLRGENLVVQGPPGTGKSQTITNLIGAALAAGKTVLFVTQKLAALEVVSRRLQQAGLGEFCLELHSHKTQKQQFMEDLRRRLNLDTSASAPRPLTEQVLSAAGILRAHTERMHKPFGTLGMSPHDVFWKVSRAESELGEAVVELEGLRFEGAEGMSPLALAEVRNAVRNLAAQLGDVRRVAPILSAHPWAGVTNDALTDKDRQTLIQRIATWEESALLLEKALATFTVRTGVTPRSSALAVDALVSNIRVLPQLPEGAPATLVPALLDSTQRQGLRVLLDAIEAVQKQWAGLEAGWRAQEDLTVTALRDAEAVLDITLRLLSPDTTLVTLTRAHEAVEAAARGLGQARRFVAEVALRLEVDVTLWTPQQIQIFARVVEAMAALDDTTLEWRDPRWLEREAEEALRKAGVTCTELKEQGRALAVRFMPELVPPLATLKSHAVAVSTAPFIPWFSGAWRAARRDFQAMAHGVRPTKPVLIQGYNDLLAHYAARERFQEDATLKETLGARFQGIETRFDRILSWLDTYRNIDALLLPMGERGLELRRAVLERSPSQWRDALARVRAKSDELPQVRDVSTSVQEASTRMGLPHAPWNTEPCGKAQDSLDALLKHLGKVLHWARKGDAPPSLPLSQLQGQLRRVREACGAAERLEAHAPAAALPGVAYQGRKTSLAGPRSVLRHVDALLAAPLPEGLAEWLLREDTPRRHADLHAAANELETGLTAYRQSAAQAWELGRMAPGTWEELATESPLQSTVLRLRQARSQSATLPAWCAYQRQRRAVARARSTAGFLERVDTRPGLEPEQLVSAFDAVFFRSLAEAILRDQPELDQFTGAIHASQREEFARLDTHCIEKQGRYLARQLSQRPVPPGVSSAKVAGMTETHLLRHELGKKQRHLPIRELVARAGSALQTLMPCFMMGPQSVAQYLPAGQLTFDLVVMDEASQMRPEDALGAIARGKQLVVVGDPEQLPPTSFFAQMEQEDTDSNDETGHEAEGPSFLEDSESILTAAAERFPMRMLRWHYRSRHPSLIAFSNREFYNGDLITFPAPGEQLEGLGLRFHKVDGGLYESNRNVPEAREVLAKVKEHARTHPEQSLLVVTLNSKQRDLIDDLVTAEEKNDADLRAFLARWEKSPMPFDVKNLENVQGDERDAIFVSVTFGPDKNDRFRMNFGPINQADGYRRLNVLFTRARCALTVFASFDPSDLKVQESSPRGMRVLQRYLSEAKGEKVAHGVGSGRPPDSDFEIAVAKALAARGFEVVPQVGVAGYFIDMALRHPQQSGRYILGVECDGERYHSSRSARDRDRLRDQVLKGLGWKLHRIWSTDWFRSPSEEVARIVAHVEELLREEAAGLPAVAREESPVDQPMRAVSA; encoded by the coding sequence ATGACTCCGAACGACTCGGTCCTGCTGAAAGAGCTTCAGCAGCAACGCACCCGGTTGCTGGATCTGAGCGCAACCAACCGACTCCTCCATTTCAAGCACACGGCCCGGACGTCGCTGCGCATTGTGGATGAATTGCCAGGTGTCGTCTTCGAGCGCCTGAGCAACCACCGCGCGCTCACGTTCCTGCCGGTGATGCCGCCGGCGCATGCCTCCAAGGAAGAGGAGGACGTCGACCCCGCCGCCGCGACGGTGGTGTTTTCGATGACGACGGAGGAAGCCCCCAGCAAGGACGCCCGTCAGAATCTGGTGCTTCAACAGGCGAAGAAGTTGGGCATTGATACCCGGTATGAGCTGCCCAAGGCGCTCCCGGCAGAGAGCGGCAGCAATCCTCGCAAGCACCAGGACCGCCACCTCCAGACGTTGTACTTCCCGGAGGATCTGGAGAGCCACTTGCACCGTATCCAGGGCCTCGCGCAAACGGCCATCCAGGAGACCGGAGCCAACCTGCTCCACTTCGTCTTCGGGTTCCTGCGCTGGTACGAGTCTGGCGACACGCGGCAGGAGAAGCCTCGCAGCGCTCCGCTCGTGCTCATGCCGGTGAGCCTCAAGCGCGGTCAGGCGCACCCGGAGACGCAGGTCCACGCCTACGAAGTGGACTACAACGAAGGCGAGTCCATCGAAACGAACCTCACGCTCCAGGAGAAATTGCGGCAGGAATTCGGCATCACGCTGCCGGCCTTCTCCGCGGACGAGGGCCTGGAGGCGTACTTCGACAAGGTGACGACGCTGCTCAAGGGACTGCGTCCTGGCTGGAGCCTGGAGCGGCAGGTGACCCTGACGCTGCTGTCCTTCGGGCGGCTCCTGATGTGGCGGGACCTGGAGCCTACCCGCTGGCCCCAGAACAGTCCCATGCTGGCGAACCCGCTCGTCCGAACACTGATGGGAGGACAGGCGCAGGCGAACGAACCTGGTGGAGGTGGCGGGGGCAGTCGGGAACGCCGGAGCGAGGTCTACGACCTGGATTCACCCGAGGTAAATCCTCCGCCGCTCATCACGGACGCCGACAGCAGCCAGCACAGTGTGTTGGTGGACGTACTCCGAGGCGAAAACCTGGTGGTCCAGGGGCCGCCTGGCACCGGGAAATCACAGACCATCACCAACCTCATTGGCGCGGCGCTGGCGGCGGGCAAGACCGTGCTGTTCGTCACGCAGAAGCTGGCGGCGCTGGAGGTCGTCTCGCGCCGCCTCCAGCAGGCGGGGCTCGGCGAGTTCTGCCTGGAGTTGCATAGCCACAAGACCCAGAAACAGCAGTTCATGGAGGATCTGCGTCGACGACTCAACCTGGATACGAGCGCGAGCGCCCCTCGCCCTCTCACCGAACAGGTCTTGAGCGCGGCAGGCATCCTGCGCGCGCACACCGAGCGAATGCACAAGCCTTTCGGGACGCTCGGCATGTCACCGCACGACGTGTTCTGGAAGGTCAGTCGTGCGGAGTCAGAGTTGGGGGAAGCGGTCGTGGAGTTGGAGGGCCTCCGCTTCGAGGGCGCTGAAGGTATGTCCCCCCTTGCGCTGGCGGAGGTTCGCAACGCGGTTCGGAACCTCGCGGCGCAACTGGGGGATGTTCGCCGCGTCGCGCCCATCCTCAGTGCCCACCCATGGGCGGGTGTAACGAACGATGCGCTGACCGACAAGGACCGCCAGACACTCATTCAACGGATCGCCACCTGGGAAGAGTCCGCCCTACTTCTAGAGAAGGCGCTGGCGACCTTCACCGTCCGCACGGGCGTCACGCCCAGGTCGAGCGCGCTCGCGGTGGATGCGCTGGTCTCCAACATCCGGGTCCTGCCGCAGCTTCCGGAGGGTGCTCCCGCAACGCTGGTCCCTGCCCTACTCGATTCGACGCAGCGCCAGGGATTACGAGTCCTGCTCGATGCCATCGAAGCGGTCCAGAAGCAGTGGGCGGGGTTGGAGGCGGGCTGGCGAGCCCAGGAGGACCTGACCGTGACCGCGCTGCGCGACGCGGAAGCCGTCCTCGACATTACCCTGCGCCTGCTCTCGCCTGACACCACGCTCGTCACCCTGACGCGCGCGCACGAAGCGGTGGAAGCAGCGGCCCGAGGCCTGGGGCAGGCTCGCCGGTTCGTTGCCGAAGTGGCCTTGCGCCTGGAGGTCGACGTCACGCTCTGGACGCCTCAACAAATCCAGATTTTCGCCCGCGTCGTCGAGGCCATGGCCGCCCTGGACGACACCACTTTGGAGTGGCGGGACCCACGCTGGCTTGAGCGCGAAGCCGAGGAGGCACTTCGGAAAGCCGGGGTGACGTGCACGGAATTGAAAGAGCAGGGCCGGGCGCTCGCGGTGCGCTTCATGCCCGAGCTTGTCCCTCCCCTCGCAACACTCAAGTCCCATGCCGTCGCGGTTTCGACCGCGCCATTCATCCCCTGGTTCTCGGGCGCATGGCGTGCCGCGCGGCGGGACTTCCAGGCCATGGCTCATGGTGTCCGTCCAACAAAGCCCGTACTCATCCAGGGATACAACGACCTGCTGGCACATTACGCGGCACGGGAGCGGTTCCAAGAGGACGCGACCCTGAAAGAGACCCTGGGTGCCCGCTTCCAGGGAATCGAGACGCGTTTCGATCGAATCCTCTCGTGGTTGGACACATACCGGAACATCGACGCATTGCTCCTCCCAATGGGCGAGCGAGGTCTGGAGCTGCGCCGCGCGGTGTTGGAGCGTTCCCCGAGCCAGTGGCGAGATGCCCTGGCGAGGGTCCGCGCGAAGAGTGATGAACTTCCCCAGGTCCGCGACGTGAGTACCTCCGTGCAAGAGGCCTCGACGCGCATGGGGCTGCCGCACGCGCCCTGGAACACCGAGCCCTGCGGAAAGGCCCAGGACAGTCTCGACGCCCTGCTGAAGCACCTGGGTAAGGTTCTGCATTGGGCACGGAAGGGAGATGCCCCGCCGTCCCTGCCCCTCTCTCAACTCCAGGGACAGTTGCGCAGGGTGCGCGAGGCGTGCGGAGCCGCGGAGCGGCTGGAAGCTCACGCTCCCGCAGCGGCCCTGCCGGGGGTGGCCTACCAGGGCCGGAAAACCTCACTCGCGGGTCCCCGAAGCGTTCTTCGCCATGTCGATGCCCTCCTGGCGGCGCCGCTGCCGGAAGGTCTGGCGGAGTGGCTGCTGCGAGAGGACACGCCACGAAGGCACGCGGACCTGCATGCGGCCGCGAACGAGTTGGAGACCGGGCTCACTGCCTATAGACAGTCCGCCGCCCAAGCCTGGGAACTGGGAAGGATGGCCCCGGGCACCTGGGAGGAACTCGCCACCGAGTCCCCGCTCCAATCGACGGTCTTGCGCCTGCGTCAGGCCCGAAGCCAGTCCGCGACGCTTCCGGCCTGGTGCGCGTATCAACGGCAGCGGCGCGCCGTCGCGCGAGCGCGGAGCACCGCCGGGTTCCTGGAGCGCGTCGACACACGCCCCGGTCTGGAGCCGGAACAGCTGGTCTCCGCCTTCGACGCTGTCTTCTTCCGCTCTCTGGCGGAAGCCATCCTGCGAGACCAACCAGAGCTCGATCAATTCACTGGCGCCATCCATGCATCCCAGCGAGAGGAGTTCGCACGCTTGGACACGCATTGCATCGAAAAGCAGGGCCGCTACCTGGCGCGTCAACTCAGCCAGCGTCCGGTTCCTCCCGGCGTGTCCTCGGCGAAGGTAGCGGGCATGACGGAGACTCATCTTCTGAGGCACGAGCTGGGAAAGAAGCAGCGGCACCTCCCCATCCGTGAACTGGTGGCACGCGCCGGCAGTGCGCTCCAGACGCTGATGCCGTGTTTCATGATGGGTCCGCAGTCTGTCGCCCAGTACCTGCCCGCCGGACAGCTGACCTTCGACCTGGTGGTGATGGACGAGGCCAGTCAGATGCGCCCCGAAGATGCCCTGGGAGCCATTGCCCGAGGAAAGCAGTTGGTAGTGGTGGGCGACCCGGAGCAACTCCCTCCCACCAGCTTCTTCGCCCAGATGGAGCAAGAGGACACAGACTCCAACGACGAGACAGGACACGAGGCCGAGGGCCCGTCCTTCCTGGAGGATTCAGAGAGCATCCTCACGGCGGCGGCGGAGCGGTTCCCCATGCGCATGCTGCGCTGGCATTACCGTTCCCGGCACCCCTCACTGATCGCCTTCAGCAATCGCGAGTTCTACAACGGTGACCTCATCACCTTCCCTGCACCGGGTGAGCAACTGGAAGGGTTGGGACTGCGCTTCCATAAGGTGGACGGAGGACTGTACGAGTCCAACCGCAACGTCCCCGAGGCTCGTGAGGTGCTCGCGAAGGTGAAAGAGCACGCGCGTACACACCCCGAGCAAAGCCTGTTGGTCGTCACGTTGAACTCGAAGCAGCGGGATCTCATCGACGATCTGGTGACGGCCGAGGAGAAGAACGACGCGGACCTCCGGGCCTTCCTGGCGAGGTGGGAGAAGTCACCCATGCCTTTCGACGTGAAGAACCTGGAGAACGTCCAGGGCGACGAGCGCGACGCCATCTTCGTGTCGGTCACGTTCGGTCCGGACAAGAACGATCGCTTCCGGATGAACTTCGGACCCATCAACCAGGCGGACGGATACCGCCGGTTGAACGTCCTTTTCACGCGGGCGCGCTGCGCACTCACGGTGTTCGCGTCCTTCGACCCCTCGGACCTCAAGGTCCAGGAGAGCAGTCCCCGTGGGATGCGCGTCCTGCAACGGTACCTGTCCGAAGCCAAGGGAGAGAAGGTTGCGCACGGCGTGGGGAGCGGCCGTCCACCAGACTCCGACTTCGAAATCGCCGTCGCGAAGGCGCTCGCGGCGCGGGGCTTCGAGGTGGTTCCGCAGGTAGGTGTCGCGGGCTACTTCATCGACATGGCCCTCCGGCATCCCCAGCAATCGGGCCGATACATCCTCGGCGTCGAGTGTGACGGCGAGCGGTACCACTCGTCGCGCTCCGCACGGGACCGGGATCGGCTCCGGGACCAGGTGTTGAAAGGCCTGGGGTGGAAGCTTCACCGCATCTGGTCCACGGATTGGTTCCGCTCGCCTTCAGAAGAGGTCGCCCGGATCGTCGCGCACGTTGAGGAACTCCTTCGGGAGGAGGCGGCTGGGTTGCCAGCCGTGGCGCGAGAAGAGTCCCCTGTGGATCAGCCAATGCGCGCCGTCAGCGCCTGA